From a single Arachis hypogaea cultivar Tifrunner chromosome 3, arahy.Tifrunner.gnm2.J5K5, whole genome shotgun sequence genomic region:
- the LOC140181573 gene encoding uncharacterized protein — translation MASEEDKALPLVNTDDDPDSHMINKMATVESELSEKEKEEMRLLYERAERRGPAISCFPRRRKPAQKQRRLFEPIKISKKGKDEILYPPGREAELALNVQKLRSELIHLGLFDEEAPRRTERDPFAAPRPFQQHFKGEAS, via the exons atggcatcGGAGGAAGACAAGGCGCTGCCTCTCGTGAATACTGATGACGACCCGGACTCCCACATGATTAATAAG ATGGCAACGGTGGAGTCTGAGCTTtctgagaaagagaaagaggagatGCGGCTACTTTATGAGAGAGCAGAAAGAAGGGGGCCCGCCATCAGCTGCTTTCCCCGTCGTCGAAAACCAGCGCAGAAACAACGACGACTCTTTGAACCAATTAAG ATTTCTAAGAAAGGGAAAGATGAAATTCTCTACCCTCCTGGTCGAGAAGCAGAACTTGCATTAAATGTGCAGAAACTACGATCAGAACTGATTCACCTCGGCTTATTTGATGAGGAAGCCCCAAGAAGAACTGAGAGGGACCCGTTTGCCGCCCCAAGGCCATTCCAACAACACTTcaaaggagaagcctcctaa
- the LOC112786244 gene encoding uncharacterized protein produces MFYSETEKVGCEGEVKEGGEVCCSKEDGVVGGATPVSITGDGGSLKCSVVSMEKPFRRFTRSLLKRKLEDDVSGAKVGNDKVNNNAKAVEVGDDVKQEMEDGALVAVSKASTKRCPTSLKELLATGILEGVAVNYAHSVKASKAG; encoded by the exons ATGTTCTATTCTGAAACGGAGAAGGTTGGTTGTGAAGGCGAGGTGAAGGAGGGTGGTGAGGTATGTTGTTCTAAGGAAGATGGTGTTGTTGGTGGGGCAACACCGGTTTCAATTACAGGTGATGGTGGTAGTTTGAAGTGTTCTGTTGTTTCTATGGAGAAGCCATTTAGGAGGTTTACTAGGTCTCTACTAAAGAGAAAGTTGGAAGATGATGTTAGTGGCGCAAAGGTTGGGAATGATAAGGTAAATAACAATGCCAAAGCTGTTGAAGTTGGTGATGATGTCAAGCAGGAAATGGAAGATGGTGCATTGGTTGCTGTGTCCAAGGCTAGTACTAAGAGGTGCCCAACAAGTCTGAAGGAGCTTCTAGCCACAGGGATTCTTGAGGGTGTGGCAGTGAATTATGCTCACAGTGTGAAG GCAAGCAAGGCTGGATAA